A segment of the Zingiber officinale cultivar Zhangliang chromosome 8B, Zo_v1.1, whole genome shotgun sequence genome:
CCGTTTGCGAACGCGTTCATTATGTTTTGGAAGCTGGCCACGTTGTCCATGTCGGTGTGAAAGGCATCTAGGCCGCCGCCGAAGCTTGGGGGCGGCGGTTTGGGGTTGCCGAATCCTGCCAGTAGTAAGGATCCGCCGCCGCCGGGGCCGGCGCTTGTGGTGGAGCCCATTTGGGCTGCTCTCTGCAGCAGCGAAGTGGCGGACATCCGCGGGTGGACTGACGAGGATGACTCGGTGTCGTAAAGAGAAGGAGAAGCCATCTGCCCATCGACGATGAGGTTGCCGGAGAAGAACGAGGTCGGGTCggcaccgccgccgccgccgccgtcgacGGCATTATTGTTGGAGAAGAACCCGAGGTTGAAAAAGTTACTCGAAGAGGCATTTCCTTGCAGATCCGGGAGCTGCATCAGGCCATGAAAAGGCTTCCTTTGCAGCAGAGACGACTGCTCCTCAGCGTTGAAGTCCTGCACGCCGCCGTTCCCGAGGTAGAAGTTCGCCGTCGGAGTCGTCGACCGAAACTGCGCCGGAGAGCCGCTCAGGGGATTGACAAGCTGCTGATGAAACTGCGACGCATCGTTGCTTTGGTCTCGAAGCGACGAGAGCTGCTGCGAGCCCACCTGAGACAGATTCACCGGCGCATGCATCATGCCGCTTCCGTAGAGGTGGTGGTGATTCCCGAGGGCTGCGGCACCGCCGACGCACCCCGCCGCCGGCAACCTCGTGCTCTCCTGCGCCAGCGCGTCGCAGAACGCTCGGTGAGTGATGAAGCTGTCGCGCCTGCATGCAGCCAGCGACGATCAAAACAAGACAAAGACAAGACGAACAAATTCAATCGATCACTAATTAACGACCGAATTAATGAACGAACGGCatagaaagagagagagaattgTTCTTCGGCACTTTTATGATCTGCGAAAAAAACACCTGTGCACTCGTAATCAATGAGTCGACATCATGGCTAGCTGACCCAACCAACCGGCCGGGCAGAGAATTTTTTACCAAAACCATGAAAAGCCACCTAAATTCCAGATTCCCGAGCGCTGTTCCTCCATACTCGATCTGAGGAGGGACGACGAGGAGGCCGGCGATCGAGAGGCTCCAAGAACTCGACAAAACCGTCAATCAATGAAGAGAGACCCGCCACGACGCTCGATCGAAGTTCCCTTGCtagctaggttttcaccaaaagGCTGGCCGGACCTGCCAGTGCTGCATGCATGCACATCAACCAACCCATGTCGCTAGAGAACAAACCTGCAAAAAGATGCTTACTTGGCACCACGTGAATAGGGTGGCGTCGGTTCCCATGGGCTCGTCAATTAAAAAGACGATGAGCTTTCTTTCTTCCTGCTCGGTCCTCTCGCTCAGTGACCCGGCAGTAGCAGTAGCTTGTTCACGTGGGAACAGAGCAGtcgtctctctctctctttctctatcTCTATCTCTAGGGAATCCAACCAGGTAACAACCCTAAAAAGTCACAGAGAGCGAGAACCCTAATCCTATCTAATTTCAGCCTCCCAGACACTTCCCAAATTAAGAAATCTACTGATAAAATGATTAACggaggagggagggagggagggaaggACCTGGAGAAGAGGGTGCCGCAGTCGCATCGGTACTCGCGAGTGCCGCAGGTCTTGGCGTGGGCCTTGAGGTC
Coding sequences within it:
- the LOC122016123 gene encoding protein indeterminate-domain 4, chloroplastic-like: MASASSSSPFHGIRDREEHLQNRMKTATTTPPDHELQQQSSSSAAPAKKRRSQPGNPNPDAEVIALSPTTLMATNRFVCEVCNKGFQREQNLQLHRRGHNLPWKLKLKSSKEPPRRKVYLCPEPSCVHHDPARALGDLTGIKKHFCRKHGEKKWKCDKCAKRYAVHSDLKAHAKTCGTREYRCDCGTLFSRRDSFITHRAFCDALAQESTRLPAAGCVGGAAALGNHHHLYGSGMMHAPVNLSQVGSQQLSSLRDQSNDASQFHQQLVNPLSGSPAQFRSTTPTANFYLGNGGVQDFNAEEQSSLLQRKPFHGLMQLPDLQGNASSSNFFNLGFFSNNNAVDGGGGGGADPTSFFSGNLIVDGQMASPSLYDTESSSSVHPRMSATSLLQRAAQMGSTTSAGPGGGGSLLLAGFGNPKPPPPSFGGGLDAFHTDMDNVASFQNIMNAFANGGTAGPGLFSSVAGFGEGAPRHDPRELTRFVSTGLDDPVDTKFNLAGGGLGGSDHLTRDFLGVGGMARSIGGGAAAAAMSLREQVHGMDVSMLDPK